The Caloenas nicobarica isolate bCalNic1 chromosome 28, bCalNic1.hap1, whole genome shotgun sequence genome window below encodes:
- the LOC135999393 gene encoding olfactory receptor 14J1-like translates to LHYGTLLGSRACVHMAAAAWATGFLNALLHTANTFSLPLCKGNALDQFFCEIPQILKLSCSNSYLRELGLLVINLLAVFGCFIFILFSYVQIFRAVLRIPSEQGRHKAFATCLPHLAVVSLFVSTAMFAYVKPPSILSPSMDLVVSVLYSVVPPAKPE, encoded by the exons ctgcactacgggaccctcctgggcagcagagcttgtgtccacatggcagcagctgcctgggccactgggtttctcaatgctctgctgcacacggccaatacattttcactgccactgtgcaagggcaatgccctggaccagttcttctgtgaaatcccccagatcctcaagctctcctgctcaaactcctacctcagggaacttgggcttcttgtgaTTAATCTCTTAGCagtatttgggtgttttattttcattcttttctcctacgtgcagatcttcagggccgtgctgaggatcccctctgagcagggacggcacaaagcctttgccacgtgcctccctcacctggccgtggtctccctgtttgtcagcactgccatgtttgcctatgtgaaacccccctccatcttGTCCCCATCcatggacctggtggtgtctgttctgtactcggtggtgcctccagca aaaccagaatga